One Spinacia oleracea cultivar Varoflay chromosome 4, BTI_SOV_V1, whole genome shotgun sequence DNA segment encodes these proteins:
- the LOC130459390 gene encoding extensin-3-like, whose product MAYTKPFPLFSQLFATFVLVTSLVSARDVSAQETQVAENVVGLNGRGGYNKPRPPVQESAVGLDGRGGYNTPRPPVQESAVGLDGRGGYNTPRPPVQESAVGLDGRGGYNKPRPPVQENAVGLDGRGGYNKPRPPIQESSVNLDGRGGYNKPRPPVQESSVGLDGRGGYNKPRPPVEESHVSLDGRGGYNKPHPPVEERTTNFYESVWYGGDVSLNGRGGYNKPHPPVQESAVVLDGRGGYNKPRPPVQESALNLDGRGGYNKPRPPVQENVVGLDGRGGYNKPRPPVQESAVGLDGRGGYNKPRPPVQESAVGLDGRGGYNKPRPPIQESAVGLDGWGGYNKPRPPVQESTVGLDGRGGYNKPRPPVQESAVVLDGRGGYNKPRPPVQESAVGLDGRGGYNKPRPHVQESAVGLDGRGGYNKPRPPVQESAVDLDGHGGYNKHRPPVQESAVGLDGRGGYNKPRPPVQESAVGLDGHGGYNKPRPPVQESAVGLDGRGGYNKPRPPVQDSAVGLDGRGGYNKPRPPMKESHVSLDGRGGYNKPHPPVEESTTNFYEGVGYGGDVSLNGRGGYNRPHPPSKNVGEVEENA is encoded by the exons ATGGCATACACTAAGCCTTTCCCCTTGTTTTCCCAACTCTTTGCAACTTTTGTTCTTGTTACTTCTCTTGTCTCGGCTCGCGACGTATCAGCTCAAGAAACAC AGGTAGCAGAAAATGTTGTTGGCCTCAATGGACGTGGTGGATACAATAAGCCTCGTCCACCTGTTCAAGAAAGTGCGGTGGGTCTTGATGGACGGGGAGGATACAACACGCCTCGTCCACCTGTTCAAGAAAGTGCGGTGGGTCTTGATGGACGGGGAGGATACAACACGCCTCGTCCACCTGTTCAAGAAAGTGCGGTGGGTCTTGATGGACGGGGAGGATACAACAAGCCTCGTCCACCTGTTCAAGAAAACGCGGTGGGTCTTGATGGACGGGGAGGATACAACAAGCCCCGTCCACCTATTCAAGAAAGCTCGGTGAATCTTGATGGACGGGGAGGATACAACAAGCCTCGTCCACCTGTTCAAGAAAGCTCGGTTGGTTTAGATGGACGAGGAGGATACAACAAGCCCCGTCCACCCGTGGAAGAAAGCCATGTTAGCCTTGATGGGCGTGGAGGATATAATAAACCTCATCCTCCCGTAGAAGAAAGAACCACAAACTTCTATGAAAGTGTTTGGTATGGTGGAGATGTTAGCCTGAATGGTCGTGGTGGATATAACAAGCCCCATCCACCTGTTCAAGAAAGCGCGGTGGTACTTGATGGACGGGGAGGATACAACAAGCCCCGTCCACCTGTTCAAGAAAGCGCCTTGAATTTAGATGGTCGAGGAGGATACAACAAGCCTCGTCCACCTGTACAAGAAAACGTGGTGGGTCTTGATGGTCGGGGAGGATACAACAAGCCTCGTCCACCTGTACAAGAAAGCGCGGTGGGTCTTGATGGACGGGGAGGATACAACAAGCCTCGTCCACCTGTTCAAGAAAGCGCGGTGGGTCTTGATGGAAGGGGAGGATACAACAAGCCTCGTCCACCTATACAAGAAAGCGCGGTGGGTCTTGATGGATGGGGAGGATACAACAAGCCTCGTCCTCCTGTTCAAGAAAGCACGGTGGGTCTTGATGGACGGGGAGGATACAACAAGCCTCGTCCACCTGTACAAGAAAGCGCGGTGGTTCTTGATGGACGGGGAGGATACAACAAGCCTCGTCCACCTGTACAAGAAAGCGCGGTGGGTCTTGATGGACGGGGAGGATACAACAAGCCTCGTCCACATGTACAAGAAAGCGCGGTGGGTCTTGATGGTCGGGGAGGATACAACAAGCCTCGTCCACCTGTTCAAGAAAGCGCGGTGGATCTTGATGGACATGGAGGATACAACAAGCATCGTCCACCTGTACAAGAAAGCGCGGTGGGTCTTGATGGACGGGGAGGATACAACAAGCCTCGTCCACCTGTTCAAGAAAGCGCGGTGGGTCTTGATGGACATGGAGGATACAACAAGCCTCGTCCACCTGTACAAGAAAGCGCGGTGGGTCTTGATGGACGGGGAGGATACAACAAGCCTCGTCCACCTGTTCAGGATAGCGCAGTGGGTCTTGATGGACGAGGAGGATATAACAAGCCCCGTCCACCCATGAAAGAAAGCCATGTTAGCCTTGATGGGCGTGGAGGATATAACAAACCTCATCCTCCCGTCGAAGAAAGCACCACAAACTTCTATGAAGGTGTTGGGTATGGTGGAGATGTTAGCCTGAATGGTCGTGGTGGATATAATAGACCTCATCCTCCATCTAAAAATGTTGGCGAGGTAGAGGAAAATGCATAA
- the LOC110791277 gene encoding uncharacterized protein: protein MEKIAKIDPKVVDYLSQVPKQWSRHKFEPQVVYDHNTTNFVESFNACTKPFRDMPVYTLMEEAGSWCMKKIGSRFGKAIEMGPNQLTEYAAGVLEERSQQSRFCSVTAAVGGEYEVKEGAVKYPIKLDARTCGCGVWQISGIPCRHGLRVIYHQRLEATDFVSHYFKGQAYKLTYSEHMHPMPDPTQWPSFDLSIILPPPMKRASGRPPKLRKRGKHDTRIKNIRMPFFIAPCINFFCCSSFFFIW from the exons ATGGAGAAGATTGCCAAAATTGATCCAAAGGTTGTTGATTATCTGTCCCAAGTGCCAAAGCAGTGGTCAAGGCACAAGTTTGAACCACAAGTGGTTTATGATCACAACACCACCAATTTTGTTGAATCTTTCAACGCTTGTACCAAGCCTTTTAGAGACATGCCAGTGTACACTCTGATGGAAG AGGCTGGGAGTTGGTGTATGAAGAAGATTGGGTCTAGATTTGGCAAGGCTATAGAAATGGGACCAAACCAATTGACTGAATATGCTGCTGGGGTATTAGAAGAGAGGAGTCAACAGTCTAGGTTTTGTTCTGTAACAGCTGCTGTGGGAGGGGAATATGAAGTGAAAGAGGGGGCTGTCAAATACCCTATTAAGTTAGATGCAAGGACTTGTGGTTGTGGAGTATGGCAAATATCTGGCATACCTTGCAGACATGGCCTTAGGGTTATTTACCACCAAAGACTTGAGGCTACTGATTTTGTGTCTCACTACTTCAAAGGGCAAGCATACAAGTTAACTTACTCAGAGCACATGCACCCCATGCCTGACCCAACCCAATGGCCTTCTTTTGACCTTTCTATTATCCTCCCACCACCCATGAAGAGAGCATCAGGTAGACCCCCTAAACTGAGAAAAAGAGGTAAACATGATACTAGAATAAAAAACATTAGAATGCCATTTTTTATAGCTCCATGCATTAATTTCTTTTGTTGCTCgagtttcttcttcatttggtga